AATGTCAATACAATTGATGCTGGTGCAACTATTTCTGATGCAGCTAATTTAATGTTACGTGCAGATATATCTGGATTACTAGTAACAGAAAATAGTGAAAATGTAGGTGTTATTACTAAAACAGATATTTGTAGAATAGTAGCAATATCAGACGTCACCCCCAAATAACTATATAATCAAAGGCTCTGTAGAAAAATAAGAGATATTTCTACAAAGCCTACTTGGATAAACATGAAAAACAAAACATTTATATATAACATAAGATAAAAATTTGTAATAGTTGTTAGTGATTATCACTAATAATATTAAGTTGCAGCGATAGTCCAGGCTGGCTAAGACTCTACCCTGCCACGGTAGTGACCCGGGTTCAAATCCCGGTCGTTGCACTTTAAGATGCGGTTGTAGTCTAGTCTGGCTAGGACTTGGGCCTTCCAAGCCTACGACCCGGGTTCAAATCCCGGCAGCCGCACTACCTTTTTAACAAAACTAATTTTAAAATATTAAATTATAAAAAAATTATTATTATATGCGGTTGTAGTCTAGTCTGGCTAGGACTTGGGCCTTCCAAGCCTACGACCCGGGTTCAAATCCCGGCAGCCGCACTACAATTAATTCTAATTTATCAAAAATCTAATTCTGAAAAACTTTAATATTATTAAAAAATTATACTATTAACTATAGTTTTAATTAAATAATATGAGCTGATTTACATTGAATGGTATAATACTTGGCGCAGGTCGAATTGGTTATAATTTAGCAAAATCAATGGTAGATACTCATGATATTATTCTAATTGATAAAGACAAAGATACTTGTAACCGGGTTAATGATTTACTAGAATGTTATGTTATACATGGAACCGGTACTAATACAAGAATACTTGAAGAAGCCGATATAAACAAAGCAGATTTTTTTGTAGCTACTACTAGTAATGATGAAGTAAATCTTCTATCATCAGTATATGCTAAAGAAAATGGAGTCGAGATAATTGTTGCACGATTAAATGATATTGATCATACTGAAATTTTTCGAAAATTAGGTATTAGATTTGTTAACCCTGAAACAAGTGCAATGAGATATATAGCTAGAAATATTGTAAGACCTACTGCTCAATCATTAGTATCTATTGGAAAAGGAAATGCAGAAATAATGGAGTTAAAAGTAAAAAATTCAGACATCATTTTTATGCCAATTAAGGAGATTGAAAATAATACTAACAAATTCA
This genomic interval from Candidatus Methanosphaera massiliense contains the following:
- a CDS encoding potassium channel family protein; the protein is MNGIILGAGRIGYNLAKSMVDTHDIILIDKDKDTCNRVNDLLECYVIHGTGTNTRILEEADINKADFFVATTSNDEVNLLSSVYAKENGVEIIVARLNDIDHTEIFRKLGIRFVNPETSAMRYIARNIVRPTAQSLVSIGKGNAEIMELKVKNSDIIFMPIKEIENNTNKFIIVTIYINDEAIIPTPDTELGYDDSIAVLVKSEYLEEVRQYFTVDNANMNDIEDIDDISNIDEIEDIDDVDDIDDMDDMEINEYNNF